A genomic window from Rhizobium sp. 007 includes:
- a CDS encoding DUF1192 domain-containing protein — MSFIDDDLPKKAAYEIGSDLSMLSVDELKERVEQLKAEITRIEAEVTRKASGRAAAESLFRS; from the coding sequence ATGAGCTTCATTGACGATGACCTGCCTAAGAAGGCGGCTTACGAAATCGGATCCGATCTCTCCATGCTTTCCGTGGACGAGCTGAAGGAGCGTGTCGAACAGCTGAAGGCGGAGATTACCCGCATAGAGGCCGAAGTCACGAGGAAGGCTTCGGGCCGCGCCGCAGCCGAAAGCCTTTTTCGCTCCTAG
- a CDS encoding PhzF family phenazine biosynthesis protein has translation MTVLSYTTVDVFTSNRFEGNPLAVVTGAEQLSPKTMQKIAAEFKYSEITFVLPPKDPANTANVRIFTPTMEVPFAGHPNVGTAYVLGQQQEIFGRPVGDTLRFEEKAGLVEVALRRIEGQVTAATIRAPRPLDIGAAVCEETIARCIGIDRSTIVKSTHQPVFVSVGLTFAVAELDGLASLGAARPNLTHFQEAAGPNAESNHDFSLFVYVRSPDEPWTIRARMFAPLDNVPEDPATGSASAALSAHLVSLAPEQTVTRRVTIEQGVEMGRRSIIEVDVVKKDGVVTDVAISGSCVPVMRGEITV, from the coding sequence ATGACTGTCCTTTCTTATACGACCGTCGACGTTTTCACTTCTAACCGTTTTGAAGGCAATCCGCTCGCGGTCGTCACCGGCGCGGAGCAACTCAGCCCCAAGACGATGCAGAAGATCGCAGCGGAATTCAAATATTCCGAAATCACCTTCGTCCTGCCGCCCAAGGATCCCGCCAACACGGCGAATGTCCGAATCTTCACGCCGACGATGGAGGTGCCTTTCGCAGGTCATCCGAATGTCGGTACAGCTTATGTTCTCGGCCAGCAGCAGGAGATCTTCGGCAGGCCGGTCGGCGACACGCTGCGTTTCGAAGAAAAGGCCGGTCTGGTCGAAGTGGCGCTTCGGCGTATTGAAGGTCAGGTAACTGCTGCAACGATCCGTGCACCTCGGCCTCTGGATATCGGGGCTGCCGTCTGCGAAGAAACCATTGCGCGCTGCATCGGCATCGACCGCAGCACAATCGTCAAATCGACCCACCAGCCGGTTTTCGTCTCCGTCGGCCTTACCTTTGCGGTTGCCGAACTCGACGGTCTGGCATCGCTTGGCGCCGCCCGACCGAATCTCACGCATTTCCAAGAGGCTGCCGGCCCGAACGCTGAAAGCAATCACGATTTCTCGCTCTTCGTCTATGTCCGTTCGCCGGACGAGCCTTGGACGATCCGCGCCCGCATGTTCGCGCCACTAGACAACGTTCCCGAGGATCCGGCGACAGGCAGCGCTTCGGCGGCACTCTCCGCCCATCTCGTCTCACTCGCACCGGAGCAAACCGTGACCCGGCGTGTGACGATCGAGCAAGGTGTCGAGATGGGCCGGCGCAGCATCATCGAAGTCGATGTCGTCAAGAAGGATGGCGTCGTGACGGACGTCGCGATTTCCGGCAGTTGCGTGCCGGTCATGCGCGGTGAGATCACCGTCTAG
- a CDS encoding class I fructose-bisphosphate aldolase translates to MSERLEDIAAKMVAGGRGLLAADESTGTIGKRFDTIGLESTETSRRDYREMLFRSEEAMKKYISGVILYEETLYQKAADGTPFVDIIKAADSIPGIKVDTGAKPMAKYPGETITEGLDGLADRLAKYYEAGARFAKWRGVIAISSSLPTWGSMKANAHALARYAVLCQQAGIVPIVEPECLMDGKPGDHNIDRCAEVTEWTLRTVFEELADARVSLEGMILKPNMVIDGKNARKASVAEVAERTVQVLKRTVPSAVPGIAFLSGGQSTEEATAHLSAINSGFELPWKVTFSYGRALQDTALKAWGGKQENVAAGQRAFSHRAEMNSLAAKGSWKQELEKAA, encoded by the coding sequence ATGAGCGAACGCCTGGAAGACATTGCAGCAAAGATGGTAGCGGGTGGCCGGGGGCTGCTTGCCGCCGATGAATCGACCGGTACGATTGGAAAGCGGTTCGATACGATCGGCCTGGAATCCACTGAAACGAGCCGCCGCGATTATCGCGAAATGCTCTTCCGCTCCGAAGAGGCTATGAAGAAGTATATCTCGGGCGTGATCCTCTATGAAGAGACGCTTTATCAGAAGGCGGCCGACGGCACGCCCTTCGTCGACATCATCAAGGCTGCAGACAGCATTCCCGGCATCAAGGTCGATACCGGCGCCAAGCCGATGGCGAAGTATCCGGGCGAAACGATCACCGAAGGCCTCGACGGCCTCGCCGACCGCCTTGCCAAATATTATGAAGCCGGAGCCCGCTTCGCCAAGTGGCGCGGCGTGATCGCCATCTCCTCCTCGCTGCCGACCTGGGGTTCGATGAAAGCGAACGCTCATGCGCTCGCCCGCTACGCCGTGCTCTGCCAGCAAGCCGGTATCGTGCCGATCGTCGAGCCGGAATGCCTGATGGACGGCAAGCCGGGCGACCACAATATCGACCGCTGCGCCGAAGTCACCGAATGGACGCTGCGCACCGTCTTTGAAGAACTTGCCGATGCACGCGTCAGCCTGGAAGGCATGATCCTGAAGCCAAACATGGTCATTGACGGCAAGAACGCCCGCAAGGCATCCGTCGCGGAAGTCGCCGAACGCACTGTCCAGGTTTTGAAGCGCACTGTTCCGTCCGCCGTTCCCGGAATTGCCTTCCTTTCCGGCGGTCAATCCACCGAAGAGGCGACAGCTCACCTCTCGGCGATCAATTCCGGATTCGAATTGCCATGGAAGGTCACCTTCTCCTATGGCCGCGCACTGCAGGATACGGCCCTGAAGGCGTGGGGCGGAAAACAGGAAAACGTCGCCGCCGGCCAACGCGCCTTCAGCCACCGCGCCGAAATGAACAGCCTTGCGGCCAAGGGCAGTTGGAAACAGGAACTCGAAAAGGCGGCGTAG
- a CDS encoding DUF1465 family protein, whose protein sequence is MSELGLNTISFAGRVAASSQFKTLYAEGMSLVEETAAYLDGNGRAASKVLPRMASVLYAAESMRLTTRLMQMASWLLLQRAVNNGEMSRDQVLAEKNKVRLDGFNVDRNAPGWGDLPEAFRDLVERSLRLQNRVALLDREIYRPNEAPIVPDNQNSVQAQLSLLQTAFGNN, encoded by the coding sequence ATGTCGGAACTCGGTTTGAACACCATCAGTTTTGCGGGCCGCGTTGCCGCATCCTCGCAGTTCAAGACACTGTACGCGGAAGGCATGTCGCTGGTCGAGGAAACTGCCGCCTATTTGGATGGCAATGGCCGCGCCGCATCCAAGGTTCTGCCCCGCATGGCTTCTGTTCTCTACGCTGCCGAATCGATGCGCCTCACGACCCGCCTGATGCAGATGGCGTCCTGGCTGCTCCTGCAGCGTGCCGTCAATAACGGCGAGATGTCGCGAGACCAGGTTCTCGCTGAAAAGAACAAGGTCCGCCTCGACGGGTTCAACGTGGACCGCAATGCTCCGGGCTGGGGCGATTTGCCGGAAGCCTTCCGCGATCTCGTCGAACGCTCGCTGCGCCTCCAGAACCGCGTTGCCCTTCTCGACCGTGAAATCTATCGCCCGAATGAAGCGCCGATCGTTCCGGACAATCAGAACAGCGTCCAGGCACAACTGAGCCTTCTACAAACGGCTTTCGGCAACAACTGA
- the rpmE gene encoding 50S ribosomal protein L31, with product MKADIHPDYHVIKVVMTDGTEYETRSTWGSEGAVMNLEIDSKSHPAWTGGNQQLMDRGGRVSKFNKRFGGLGL from the coding sequence ATGAAGGCTGATATCCATCCCGACTACCACGTCATCAAGGTGGTGATGACCGATGGCACCGAATACGAAACCCGCTCGACCTGGGGTTCGGAAGGCGCTGTCATGAACCTCGAAATCGATTCCAAGTCCCATCCGGCCTGGACCGGCGGCAACCAGCAGCTCATGGACCGCGGCGGCCGCGTGTCCAAGTTCAACAAGCGCTTCGGCGGCCTCGGCCTCTAA
- a CDS encoding ABC transporter transmembrane domain-containing protein — translation MANAVQTAEKKSRSLKPLGRLAPYVKRYRGIVAGALVSLIVAAVTSLTLPLAVRRMIDHGFTQADGTFINSYFAMLLVISAILAAASAFRYYFVITLGERIVSDLRRDVFAHVTRLSPSFFDVNQSGEIVSRLTADTTQIKSAVGATASVALRNLILCLGAMGMMIVTSPKLSSLVLGAIPLIVFPLVGFGRSVRKRSRAAQDTLAQASAFANETIAATRTVQAFNGEDAAASRYGAAVESAYEAARSAVRSRALLTGIAITLIFGSVVAVLWVGAHNVLTGTLSAGTLGQFLLYSVIAAGSLGALSEVWGELSQAAGAADRLTELLDEVSTIAAPEKPETLPVPALGRVEFSNVHFAYPSRPGKSALHGLSFNVTPGETVAIVGPSGAGKSTVFSVLLRFYDPQQGSVGIDGIDAREVTPGNLRERMAIVPQDVTIFAASIHDNIAFSRPGATREDVRAAAIAAQADEFIARLDKGYDTEVGERGITLSGGQRQRIAIARAILKNAPILLLDEATSALDAESETLVQKALDGLMHGRTTLVIAHRLATVLKANRILVMDQGRIVEEGTHQSLIRHGGIYAKLAKLQFDAGAEEFLTTAK, via the coding sequence TTGGCAAACGCAGTGCAGACCGCGGAAAAGAAGTCGCGTTCCTTGAAGCCGCTCGGAAGGCTGGCACCCTATGTGAAGCGTTACCGCGGCATCGTCGCAGGCGCGCTGGTTTCGCTTATCGTTGCCGCCGTGACATCGCTCACACTTCCGCTTGCCGTGCGCCGCATGATCGATCATGGCTTCACGCAAGCTGACGGCACCTTCATCAACAGCTACTTTGCCATGTTGTTGGTCATCTCCGCCATACTCGCGGCCGCAAGCGCTTTTCGCTACTATTTCGTCATCACGCTCGGCGAACGCATCGTCTCAGACCTGCGCCGGGATGTCTTTGCGCATGTCACACGGCTTTCTCCCTCCTTCTTCGATGTCAACCAGTCCGGCGAGATTGTGTCACGCCTGACGGCCGATACCACGCAGATCAAATCGGCTGTCGGCGCCACCGCCTCGGTGGCGCTTCGCAATCTGATCCTCTGTCTCGGTGCCATGGGCATGATGATCGTGACCTCGCCGAAGCTTTCAAGTCTTGTGCTCGGCGCAATCCCGCTGATCGTCTTCCCGCTCGTCGGCTTCGGGCGGTCCGTGCGCAAGCGCTCCCGTGCCGCGCAGGATACGCTCGCCCAAGCTTCCGCCTTTGCCAACGAGACGATTGCTGCCACGCGCACCGTCCAGGCCTTCAACGGCGAGGATGCGGCCGCAAGCCGCTACGGCGCTGCCGTCGAATCCGCCTATGAGGCAGCACGCTCCGCCGTCCGCTCGCGCGCGCTTTTGACAGGCATTGCGATCACCCTGATCTTCGGCAGCGTCGTTGCTGTCCTTTGGGTTGGCGCGCACAATGTGCTGACGGGAACGCTGTCCGCCGGCACGCTCGGGCAGTTCCTGCTCTATTCGGTCATCGCCGCCGGCTCTCTCGGCGCCTTGTCGGAAGTCTGGGGAGAACTCTCGCAAGCGGCAGGCGCCGCCGACCGGCTGACCGAGCTGCTGGACGAAGTCTCGACGATCGCAGCACCGGAAAAGCCCGAGACCCTGCCCGTTCCGGCCCTAGGACGCGTCGAATTCTCGAACGTGCACTTCGCCTATCCGTCACGCCCCGGAAAATCGGCGCTGCATGGCCTGAGCTTCAATGTGACGCCGGGCGAGACCGTCGCCATTGTCGGCCCATCAGGCGCCGGCAAGAGCACCGTCTTCTCTGTGCTGCTCCGCTTCTACGATCCGCAGCAGGGCAGCGTCGGGATCGATGGCATCGATGCGCGCGAAGTAACGCCCGGCAATCTGCGCGAACGCATGGCGATCGTGCCGCAGGACGTCACCATCTTTGCCGCTTCAATCCACGACAACATCGCCTTCAGCCGCCCCGGCGCGACGCGCGAGGACGTACGCGCCGCAGCGATTGCCGCCCAGGCCGATGAATTCATCGCGAGGCTGGACAAGGGCTACGACACCGAGGTCGGCGAGCGCGGTATTACCCTTTCCGGCGGCCAGCGCCAGCGTATCGCCATCGCCCGCGCGATCCTGAAGAACGCCCCGATCCTCCTGCTCGATGAAGCGACGTCAGCCCTTGACGCCGAGAGTGAAACGCTGGTGCAGAAGGCCCTCGACGGTCTCATGCACGGCCGCACGACGCTCGTCATCGCCCATCGCCTTGCGACCGTTTTGAAGGCCAACCGCATCCTCGTCATGGATCAGGGCCGCATCGTCGAGGAAGGCACGCATCAGAGCCTGATCCGCCACGGCGGCATCTATGCCAAGCTGGCGAAGCTGCAGTTCGATGCAGGTGCAGAAGAGTTCCTGACTACCGCCAAATAG
- a CDS encoding MFS transporter, protein MRRNLLSVAALLFGTLFLFMGNGLQGILLPVRGNLEGYATTTLGLLGTSWAAGFVVGCLVAPKLVRRVGHVRAFSGFISIIAIIALVSGIIIDPIWWIALRAVTGFSTAGTSMIIESWLNERATNESRGAIFSLYIGITLLGVVGGQMMIPLEDVRTPLLFMVCGIFYCIAMLPTTLSTAASPQPLKAVKLDLPALYRNSPVSCLGILMVGIANGAYGTLGAVFGAGAGLSDASIAIMMSATIFAGALMQLPAGRLSDRVDRRYVLAVMSAIAAVAGLLIVVLHPSSPALLIGLVILYGAVANTLYPIAVAHANDFASAEDFVKVSGGLLLLYGIGTVIGPTIGGPVMAMTSPHALFLVTALSHVFITAYAIIRSRIRAAVPASERDTYTTMPTGTSQMLTPESMSLVEPMSNKPPESDDPAVKYG, encoded by the coding sequence ATGAGAAGAAATCTGCTGTCCGTCGCCGCGCTGCTTTTCGGAACGCTTTTCCTCTTCATGGGCAATGGCCTGCAGGGCATCCTGCTACCCGTCCGCGGCAACCTCGAAGGTTATGCCACGACCACGCTCGGCCTGCTCGGCACGTCCTGGGCGGCGGGCTTTGTCGTCGGCTGCCTCGTCGCCCCCAAACTGGTGCGGCGCGTCGGACATGTGCGCGCCTTCTCCGGCTTCATCTCGATCATCGCCATCATCGCCCTTGTGAGCGGCATCATCATCGATCCGATCTGGTGGATCGCGCTGCGCGCCGTCACCGGCTTTTCGACCGCCGGCACCTCGATGATCATCGAAAGCTGGCTGAACGAGCGCGCCACGAACGAAAGCCGCGGTGCAATCTTCTCGCTCTATATCGGCATCACCCTTCTCGGCGTCGTCGGCGGCCAGATGATGATCCCGCTCGAAGACGTGCGAACGCCGTTGCTCTTCATGGTCTGCGGCATCTTCTACTGCATCGCCATGCTGCCCACGACGCTCTCGACCGCAGCCTCGCCGCAGCCGCTGAAAGCCGTGAAGCTCGACCTGCCTGCGCTCTACCGCAACTCGCCTGTCTCCTGCCTCGGCATCCTGATGGTCGGCATCGCCAACGGTGCCTACGGCACGCTCGGCGCGGTTTTCGGGGCAGGTGCGGGACTTTCCGATGCCAGCATCGCAATCATGATGAGCGCCACCATTTTCGCCGGTGCGCTGATGCAGCTTCCAGCCGGCCGCCTTTCCGATCGCGTCGACCGCCGGTATGTTCTGGCAGTCATGTCGGCGATTGCCGCGGTCGCGGGCCTTCTGATCGTGGTGTTGCATCCCTCTTCGCCCGCGCTTCTGATCGGCCTTGTCATCCTCTACGGCGCAGTTGCCAACACGCTCTATCCGATCGCCGTAGCGCATGCGAACGACTTCGCCTCCGCCGAGGATTTCGTGAAGGTTTCCGGCGGGCTCTTGCTGCTCTATGGTATCGGGACGGTGATCGGACCAACGATCGGCGGCCCTGTGATGGCGATGACAAGCCCGCACGCACTCTTCCTCGTCACGGCGCTGTCGCATGTCTTCATCACCGCTTACGCAATCATCCGCAGCCGCATTCGCGCCGCAGTGCCGGCAAGCGAACGCGACACTTACACGACGATGCCGACCGGCACCTCGCAGATGCTGACGCCCGAAAGCATGTCGCTTGTCGAGCCCATGTCGAACAAGCCTCCCGAAAGCGACGATCCTGCTGTAAAATACGGCTGA